AAGCAGTGCAGTTGCTTCATTTTTTTGGTCTTTGAGTTCTCGTGCAATGGTTAAAGCTTGCTGTAATATTTGTATTGCCTTTTGGTGTTCCTGTTGCTGTGTCAGTTTTCTCCCTTGCTCTAGCAGACTTTCTGCTTCTTGCGATCGCGAATTTTGAGCCTGTCCCCAGGTAGGTTGAGCCATTAGCATTACTGTTAAAGGCGTTAGACAAATACCCAAAGCCAAAAAACTGGTAAGAATTTTTTTCATACAATAGCCCAAAGGTAGCTGTTTTCAATTGTGTGTTAGCAACATCAAAATATTTGGTCAAAGCTGGGATTCCTACCCTACGGGAACGCTAAGAGCGTAGGCGTAGGGGTATGAGTATCATCAGAACAGAAAACCGGGTTAAGCTTAAAAGCCTTATTAGGTAAGGATTTTCCCGACAACGAAGGTCATTGACTTTTAGCGATCATCGAGTCACTACTTAACGAGAAAATAAGGGTTTCCGCTTCTAAAAATGCTTGTCTTACTCATGTAATATCTCTTAACCCCGTTTTCTGCGCGAATGCTACTCATACCCCGTTATCCGAGCGTGGGATTTGTGACAAGACGGGCGATCGCTTGCGGCTTTCTTGTGATGCAGATGTTCTATAATCCAAGCAAAGCTTCAATTGTGGGAATTTTTCCTTCCTCCTTCCTTCTGCCCTCTGCCGTCTGCCTTCTGCCTTCCCCCAGCCAAGATCACCAAAAGTTGCCAAGAACCATAATGTGGTTTCAAAAATGGCTTGTTTGCAGTTTTAACGATTTATGTTTGCAGTTCGCTACAGCTAGGTGTGCCAAAGAAGGTATCTGCACCAGGAGTTCCAGTCAGGTTGCCAGGGGTGCCACCACTGCCCAGATTTGTCCCCCCAAACACTACATAGGGCAGCACAGGCCGGGCTTGATATCAAAGTTTACTGTTAAATAATGCGCTAATCGACCCGATTACCGCGGTAATCACTATGGTCATTACGCTAAACAATATGTCTTCAGGAAACACGAAGAAAGGCTGGAACTCTTTACCTCTTATATATAGGCGAATGCCAGCAACAACCGTCCCAACACTCGCCCCTATTAACATGGCTCTCGTTGTACCGGAATTTGTCAACACTACGACTAACCCAATACTCCAACCTATTATAAAGCCACCAACTCCCCCAAAAATTGTATTTATTATGGTGAGTCCTTTCATAGAGTCAGGTAAACCTAACCACGCTGTAATGTGCATCAGAAGTGCAAAGCAAAGCGTCCCGCAAAGTCCGCCAATAAGTGTACTTCCAATTACCCGTAAAAATAGTTGCATAAGGTCAGCCTTAAACTAGGTATAACATTCTTACAAAAGATAAAACACGTTATTTTCATGCTAGAACGATGCAATGAAAAGAGAAATACTCAGTAACAGTAGAAACACTATAGGACTCATATTTGATTTCTGAAAAACCAAATTGGCTAGAAGCTTGCTATACAAAGGTTTGTTTCTCAGTATAATTAGCAAGATTCAAGTACGATTCCTATATAAGAACAATAATGTTAGGTAATTTATTTTAGGTTAAGTTATAGACAAGATTATCAACTGGCATAAACTAAACCTTGATAAACAAAAAATAAATATTTTTAATTGAATTTTATTGAAGTAAAAAAAAATTCCAAGTACTGATCTGACTGAAGCTTTAGCTATGACTTGACACTTTTTGAAAATTATTTTCTTAGATAAAAATATTGTGACAAAAACAAAAGTGTCTGTTAATCTTAGGCATCCATCTACTCATGCACCCACTCGGCGCGGAACTAGTGAGTGCTGTCAGGGGTAAATATAGCGTAGCTGACACCAGGGGCAAGATAGGCTGAAAGTATTACTGTATAAGCTTTCTAACTGTCGCTTTTTGATAAATCATCTAAGCCTTGTTTGCTTCTTGTTAGAGAAGGGGTATGAGTATCATCAGAACAGAAAACCGGGTTAAGCTTGAAAGCCTTATTAGGTAAGGATTTTCCCGACAACGAAGGTCATTGACTTTTAGCGATCATCGAGTCACTACTTAACGAGAAAATAAGGGTTTCCGCTTCTAAAAATGCTTGTCTTACTCATGTAATATCTCTTAACCCCGTTTTCTGCGCGAATGCTACTCATACCCCTGTATTTGAAGTTGATGATAATAACTCATTCTAGTATGTTTAATTGGCAGTGATTTCAAGTTGCGCCATCGGTTAGAGAGAGATACCTTTAGTCTGTCTTCTTTCTTGTCGAAGAGCCTCTGATATTATTTGTTGCAATACACGTTCTGCTTTTTGCCAAAGCTGAATATCTTCTCTTTCTACTGACCCAATATAAATAGGTGAATACTCAAGCTCACCTGACTGGTTTCGGTTGACTGCCACTCGAAAAATTTCACCTCGTTCATCATGGGTAAATACCAACTCTTTATCCTGCTTCTCCAGAGTGGCACGTTTAAATCTAAGGCTATTTGAGCCACTTTCTCTTAGCTGCCAGTTGATTAATTTAACAGCAATAGGCACAGCCATAGCTAAGAATTCCGACTCAATACGCTGCTTTTTTGTGAGTGACTGTTCTGGTTCTGACTTTTGAGTTGCCAGTTGATTGCTAGCGATAAGTACCAATTCTCTAGCTTCATCTTGTGTCCATCCGGCTGGACTGGCTTGGAGAATTTCTTCAACATCAAGAGCTGCTTTATCATCTTTGAGCGCCCGTATAGCAACTTTTTTATCTCGGTCAGTCACTAATAAGTTTTGCAAGTCGGCGCTGTAATACTCATATAACTCGGCTGAAAGTTCTTCTTTTAGCTTTGGTTTATCTGTGGTTATAGTTGGAGTTTGATTAAGAGCAATTGCGTCTACTGTTTTTTGCGATCTATGGAGTTGCTCCAAATAAACAATCGCTGCTTCCAGGTCGTCGAATATGGTTCTTCCGGCTGATAGCTGCTGCTGATTTTGAGAAAGTTGTTGTGTTAATTCTAATACTGTTTCAGTTAAGGCAGATTCAACAGTCGATTGCTCAACGTAATCAGAAATTGATAAGATAGCTTTCTTCTCTATATGGGATTGTAACTCAGTATTAATCACCAATTCGAGGTCGTCAAATGTGGTTCTACCTGCTGATAGCTGCTCTTTGTATTGAGAAAGTCGTTGCGTTAATTCTAATACTGCTTCAGTTAAGGCTGACTCGACAGTTGATTGCTCAATATAATCAGAAATTGATAAGATAGCTTTCTTCTCTAGATATGATTTTAACTCAGTCGCAAGCACTGCATCCAGGTCATTAAATGTAGCTTTAGCTGTAACAAGTTCCTCTTTGTATTGAGAAAGTTGTTGCGTTAATTCTAATACTGCTTCAGTTAATGCTGATTCAACAGTTGATTGCTCAATGTAATCAGAAATTGATGAAATAGCTCTCTTCTCTGTATAGGATTGTAACTCAGTTGCAAGCACTGCATCCAGGTCATTGAATGTAGTTTTAGCTGTAACGAGTTCCTCTTTGTATTGAGAAAGTTGTTGCGTTAATTCTAATACTGCTTCAGTTAAGGCTGACTCGACAGTTGATTGCTCAATATAATCAGAGATTGATAAGATAGCTTTCTTCTCTGTATGGGATTGTAACTCTTGAGTAATCGCCGATGATAGCTCGTCGAATGCGGTTCTACCTGCTGATAACTGCTGGTTATATTGAGAGAGTTGTTCTGCTAATTGTGGTAACGTTTCAACCAAGGCATTATCAACTGCTGACTGTTCAATAAAGTTAGAGATTGTATTTATGAGTTCTGAACTTGCTCGTTGTTCTGCATCTGATTTAGCTGGGTCTATCTGGTGTTTAGTTTCGGCTATAGCTTGAGCTTCTTTAGGTAATGTGGTTGATATTATTTGTTGATTAACTTGGTTATTATCTACAAATTCTAAGAAATTATTTAAGCGTTTAATCTCGCTATCGTCCCGTAAGGAGTCATAATTTATCCCCAATTCTGTCTGAAGCTTTGTAAATGAATACTTATATTTATTGAGATTCCCTCCCTGTTTCCAGAGCAAACGAGGGCTACCATCTTCATTAACTGAGCCAATATCAATACCAAACTTGATACCTCTTACCCCACCGTGACCGTAATAACTAACGATAGCTTTGACTTGATGCTCTCTCCATAACTGCTCAATTAGCTGGGGCATTGTGGGTTTATCTGCTGCCACTTGCTCAATCGCCCGTCGCATTATTTCTTCGCCTGGAAGTCCCAAACTCCCGACTCGTTCCAGTTGATTCCGAGTCATAGCCTTTTGCTTACTCTCCCAACTACTTTGGACTGGGGTTAGCTGAAATTCTCGCTCTAGCAGTCGGGCGGAGTGTTCCGAATGGGCGTAATTGTTCCAGGTACGAATAGATTTACCATCTAGGTTATTAACTCTAGATGCAACAATGTGGGTGTGGTCGTGTTCTTTATCAGAGTGCCGCGCTATGAAGAAGTCATAAGCTGGTAGTTCAGTTTCTATAAAGTCATCAACTAGCTCTTTTAGTTTGGTGTCAGCTATCCTTTTCTCAGGCTGTTTAACTTGAGCTTCATCACCCTGAAGCCGCGATAGTACAATGACCGATGCCAAGTGACGTTGGGATAGATTAGCTAATTCGTCATCATTTAGCGTTCTATCATTTTTCGGTACACTAAGCATTAAGTGATAGCATGGGTCTTTTAGCTGGGGGTTAAGGTGGGCTGATAGGGTAAACTGCTCTACCAGTTCATTGGTACTTCTCCCGTACATATTCCCGCCAATGATTTTGGCTTTCTCTTTCTCAAGCACATATTTCGTAGTGCCACGAAATGATTTGTTAGCCTTGACTTTGGTAATCATTGCGCTGTCCCTCTACCGTAGGTTGAGTGAGTGATTGGCGAGTATGCTCTAAAAGTGTTGTCAGTTCTTCAAGAGTTTTCAGATATGATTTGACCTCGTTAGTCAACGGTTGGCTATCAATTTTCACAGCTTCGTTGATAGCCCTAGTTTGCTGATTCAGGTTGTTCCCAATCTTCTTTAGCTCGTATATAGCCTGTCGGTTAACTTCGGGAATGACTAATTTAGGATGTGGTAGAGGGTAATCAAATAATCTTGCTCTGATATAGTCACTTTGCACCACTCCACTGCAACGCTGCTCTAGTCTAGCTTTCTCGGCATAGCTAGCCCTAAATGTGATGGTTAGTTCTCGCTTTTCATCTGGTGATACTGACCGATTGGTTAATGTGTCAGCTAGTTGATTACTGAGATTGGTACGAGGATCGGCTTGCATAACTAGTTAGGAGTTTGATTATTTGATTTTTTCTTTTTCACCGGGTTATTCGCTGTAGCTGCTACGGCGCTTTGCGCCGAGCAGGTAGGCGAATAACCCGGAACTCTCTTGACTTATTAACGCCTTGATAAGAACGGTTTTTCGGGGGTTTGGGGGACACCCCCAACAAGCAACCACGCCGCTTTACCCGGAGGGTAAAGTAGCACGAAGTGCGTTACGGCGTATTGCTTGCCGTTTGCCCCCACGACAGGCTAGGGTAAACCAGAACCAGGAGACACAACCGGAGACTGGAGGAGTATGAGACTTTGGCGAACCACGAGTGACTCTGTGCAATAACTTCGGTGTAACCGAAGGCTTGGTCTATTGGGCAATGCTGGCCATACTAGTGATACGAAGGATGTTGATTCATGGGTAACTGCTTTTTTAGACTAGTCTACCTCACGAGGATACAAATCATTTTCTGTTGATATTTGTCACATCACGACAAGAAACTTAAACTTTTTTTGGGCACGATTTTTTTACAATGGAATAATTTATTACTAGTGCTGAATATGTCGCGCAAACCGAAAGCTGTCCCTTTATCAAAAATAGAAGATATTCAAACCAGTCTTAAACACTTTGCGGCGACTCCTAAAACTATCAGCGTGTCAGATTTAGTCCTCAGTTTGGCTAAACCTATTCAAGATATGTTGGATGCTGGCTACTCTTATGACGATGTTTCTGATGTGTTTAAAGGTCATGGGGTAGAACTAGCGGCCAGTGGTCTGAAGATTTTTCATAAAAAAGCTTCAACAATAACGGAGAATAGTTCGAGTAATGAATCATCAGATAAAGCGGTTGATGAATCAGTTAATTCTGACTCCTCGCCAGAATTAACAGATTCATCAACCTCAAATAATGACTCAGTTTTACCAGTAGAACCGGATAGTTCACCAATTGATAGTAGTGAACCATCCGGCTCATCATCAACTAAAACTAGTAGACGAAATAAAACAACACCTAAGACTTCTGCCCAATTTAATATCACTGATAGGAGCGAAATATGAAACGTATCGTGATGATACTGGGGGGTAAGGGTGGTACAGGTAAGACTGCCTTTACTCGCTTGCTACTGGATGTAATGCACAATAAAGGAATTAATTATCTAGCTTATGATGCAGATACAGAGAATCCCGAACTGTACGAGTATTATCAAAATTTTGGCTCAGGGGTAAGGCTGTTGAACTTTCTGGAAGTAGCAGAGGCGAAACGCTTCTTTACGGAAATTAAAGCCGAATCGCCAGACTCAGTAATAGTAGATATGCCGGGGGCATCAAGCAATAAAACCAGGGAGATTATCAGTAAGTTTGGGCTATTCAAAATTGCAGGTGATTTGGGTTATAGGGTAACGCTGGTGACTGTGCTTAACCTGGGGTACTCGGTGATAACCAGCTTAAAAACTATGGCTGAGTTCTGCGGCGCTCAAGCTGATTATGTGATTGTGAAAAATCTCTGCTGGGATAAAGGTTCAGGTTTTCAGCGTTGGGAGAATAGCAAAACGTCGGCAGCTATAGCCGAACTAAAAGGTATAGAAATAGAAATGCCAGAGCTAGACTACTCGACCTTTGACACGTTGACAGAGAAAGGTCTACCTTACTCGGCTGCTACAGAAGAGAACGGATTTCCCTTTGGAGATTACCTGCTAGTGAGTGGATTTTTGGATCAGGCTAAACCAGAGCTTGAAAAGGCTGAGGTTTATTTGGGGTTGCAACAACCATCAGTTATACCAGATGCTTTAGAGAACACTACGACTTCAAAACCAGCAAAAACCACTGCGTCTACTTCTCGTCGGGGTCAGAAGAAAACTAATGAGCAACAACAATAATGGCAACGGCAATCACAGCAATCCTCACTCGGAAACTGCCAATTTAGTAGAGGGTAGTGAATTGGGTGAGGTCAAGATAGCACTAGGCAGATTATATAAAGAATTTGAAAGTTTTAAGCAATCACAGAAAACTGAACGCGAAAGGGATAGGGCGGAGTTACAAGCATGGGCGCAAACGAATTTAATTCAGAATCAACTCCTAAGCAAAGCGATGGTGACAATCGAGATGCTGACGGGGGAATTGAAGAATCAGAATCTCTCCTCTCACGAGTACGAGCAGAACAACGAGAATTTGAGACAAGAATTAACTCCCTTACTGACGCAGTTAAAGAATATGCCCAAGTCCTCAGCGACATTAGAGAGCTTAGAGTTCAAAGGGCTGAAAAGCGAAATCTCACAGTTAAAGTCGAACTGGAACGACCTGTTGATTCACACGAAGAACTTGACTACGGTTATTCAGGAGTTAAAGAACAGCCCTCCCCCCAAACCCATCACCATAGAGAAAGAGGTTTATCGCTCTGAACCCATAGGGAAATATGGGACGATGGGGTTATTTACTGCATTATTTAGTTTGTCAATTTTCTTTCTACTCAATCAATTTATTCCGGTAAAAATATCGGATGATTTCAATAATTATCTACAAGCTATCTGGCAGCGCACTGGTTTTACTAATACCAAGTTACAGAGAGTTGAACGATATCTTGGTACTGACAAGAACCGCCAAAAATAAGTGAACTATAGCGGCTAAAATTCCGAATTTTAGCCCTAACTTCAACTTTTTAAGTTGTTTTAGCACCGACGCTTATTCTAGTACTGCTGTTCATTGTTTTTAGCACTTAGTAGATTTAACTCAGTTTTGGGCTGAACGTTTTCCCAGATTCTTCGTCTACCATCTGTTGAATATCTGGATGGAGGTAGTATCCTCCATCCCGAAAAACTAAATTTTTCTGGTCAATCAAAGATTGCAAAACTCTATCAAACTGCTCTGTGGTAAACAGGTACTTAGCTGGATTAAAACCCCTGTTGATGAAATGCACACTGCGGATAAACAATTCTGTGTAATCGTGGATATTTTCAAGCTGCACACCCCAAACTATGGCAGGCGGTAAAGCCTCATCTTTGGGTTGTACTGCTCCTGCCATCTTGATTGTTTCTTCAGTAATAGCGTTACCACTCCTGGCAACTTTTTTACGTCGTTGTGCTTTACCCATCTCTAATCCTCACTGCACGTCCGATAAGCCTATTCTTGTTAGATGACACTTGTAATAGATGTGGTTTAAGGCTAGTGCCATCGAGTCAAACGACAAATCAAGTAAAAATTTTACCTTTATAATGCTCAGTTTTAACGCTCCTGACAACGCCCTTTTTACCGTCAATAGCCAGCCCTAAAGTATGGGAACGATCTAACTCGTGTCCAATATTTAATACTAAATACTGGATCTGTTTTCTCATCAAATGTCCAACCAAGGGCGCAGATGAGCGCGTCTAACCCTCGCCCCTGGCTTTTGTTTAGTACCGATGCGGACATCATTTGATTGCCCGCACTCCCAGATGTAGACTAGTTCGCCGTTGTAGTCAGCTTGAGAGTCCGCGCCGAGTCGCCACACGGTATTAGCTGCATCCTTAATATATTGGAGTCGTTCAGGGCTGAAACCTTTGGTTATTTGCTGTAATTCAGCACTATCAAGGCTTAGAACGATTTCGCCCAAGGCTGACTTGTCCTCCCAAGCCTCAATAATTCGTTGTGTGGTGCTGACTTCTTTTTGTGTGGTGCTGGCATGGGTGCTGGCTGAAACTCTTGCTGGTGCTGGATGTGCTGACTGTGCTGGCTTATCCTCCTGATTTTGACTGCTAGTAGTGTTCATCAAGTAGTGTTGGTTGGTGGTGTCAACTGCGTTACTATGAGCCAAAAGGTCAGCACCGCCCTGAAAATCAGCACTATCAACACTTTCGGTTAGCATTTCAGTCAGCACTGGGTTAGCACTACTTTTACTAAGGTCAGCATTTAGGTCAGCATCTTTTTCTGACACTAAGAGCGGAAAGTCATGTCCTGGCTGCCGAATAGCAATTTTAGTGATAAAACGTCCTTTCTTGTTTCTGACTTTTGCGGCATTAATATTGAGTTGAGATTTCAGCAGATTGAGCAAAATTGCTGAGAATCGTTGCTTGGTCATGATGCCGTGAGAATTACGCTGCGCCCATTCGCAGTAGTTAGGATAGAGGAACAATTCAGCACTTTGACCGTTATCACCGATTTGCGTTTGTGCGTTTAGGTCATAGTAAAGACAGTCATTAGCCCAATCCGCCAGAGGATTAGTGCTTAACAATACCTCTGTGCTAAATGAGGCGAGTGAAGGTACTAGTTTGTTAGTGTCACCCACATAAGCGGCGACATCTTTTGCTGGCATCTCTAAAACCCATTGCAATACCCCAGGCAAGTATGGTTGAAATTCCTTTTCTAAAGGGCGGCGCTCATTTTGAGGAACCACCCGCTCAAAAGGCATTGACAGACGACGGCGGGCCAGCGCGTTAGTGTAATCACTGCTTTGAATGATTTCGTTAGCGGCAATCCAGACCACCCCACTAAATCTAAAGCTGCCTGTTTGCTGGATTCCTTTTTTCTCGTGTCGCAGCTCATCATCGCCGGTCAATTTCTTGAGAGTGCTAACATCACCTGTGTAGCGCTCAGAGTCAGTGATAAACACAGCTTTCTTGCCGTAGAGAGCCGCAGTTTCAAAGCGGTTTTGCTCCAACTGCTTCAGTTCTGTAATTGCGTAGTTTTCCCTGCCAAGTAGCGCTTGTACCAGCCGTAATAGAGTACCTTTGCCAGTGCCGCCAGCGCCCACTAGTTCCATGAATCGTTGTAACTCTCCGCCGCGTTCGGTGACGGTGGCATTGATGCCAGCGCGAATTACTTGCACCCAGTCAGCTTTACCTTCGCAAGCTTCGAGCAACCATTCTTTAACTGTTTCACAACCTACACTGCGGTCAGCCCATTTAAAAGGTAGCTGACTAAGCATTCTGTATCCCGGCTCATGTGGATACTCTTTGAGGGTATTAACATCAAGCACACAATCCTGAAGACAAATAAAGCCTTTGCGGACTTCCCAGTGATTAACCCTGAGCTTGGCCTTGAGTAAAGTCAAAACGCCGTTGACAAACTTGCTGGAAAAATGGCGTGTCCGCGTTTCTAACTCTGTTAAAACAATTGACATCGCCTCTTCGACGGGAATTTCACCCCAGACCCCGCGTTTATTTTCTGCTTCATACCAGTACCAAGCTTTGTTTGCTACGTGCCAAGCCAGTCTTGCGCGGTAATCTTCGGCGATTTGTGCAGCAAAAACCGACTCTGACAAGGTTTTGTTATCAGAATCGTCTTCTTTGAACTGACGTTCCCAAGTTTCAAAGTTAACAGCTAATCGTAACACCTTGTCTCTGAAAGCGTCGCCGCCGTTGGACTGAATGTAATCGTCCATCCCTTTCCCCTCTGCTGCACTCCATAAGCCCGTGGCAATGTACACAGGCACTTTAAACTTAGCTAATTGACAAGCCAGTTTTCTCTGTGCTGCAATCACATTTTTGTTAGCCTTGGCGCATTCGTCTGCATCAAATGCAATAATCCATCCAAAGCCATTACGGGCTAAAAATTCTAGGGTATCAACTAAGAAACGTTTCCCCTGCGGGTCGTTAGAAGCGGATGTTAGCCCTTGCTCAACACCAGCGAGGGCTACTGTGGGGAATCCGTTAGAACAGCCGGCGATCGCCTTAAATAGCCCCTCAGAGAGAAGTAAGCAGGGATGACCGTTTATGTGATAGCAAAGTGCTTTGAGTGCCTCTAAATCCTTCCAGTAGCCTGGATTATGAGGATGACGGGGTAGCATTGCGTCATATTCTTCCCTAGTTGCTGTCCGATATTTGGGCGCTTTCTTCTCGTCTGGGCTTTTCCAGGGCTTGTTAGGGCGGTACTGCCCAAAACCGTTGCTTCCGGATAGCCAGATGCCAGCAGAAAGCGCTGTGTATCCTAAGCGCTGGGTCGCTTCTTTGATTTCCATTGAGCGACAGTTAACAGCTATCCACTCTGGACACAAGCCCCGGTTTGTTACGCACTCTTTATAATGTCTGTCTGTAAGTCTATTAGCGGTCAGGATTGCAGTTGTCTGTATTGTTTTCACTTTTTTTACTCCGAATTTTTCAAAATCCGGGTAACTCCTTATTGCAACACGACCGCACAACTGGTTAACATAGAGTCAGCGATCGCGGTTCCGAAAAGTCCTACCACAGACAATTCGTTTCGGAGTTACCCCCGTGAGAATTTTTCAAATGATGGAACCCGCTTAACTTCCCGGTCGAGCGGGTTTCGTCATTTTTGAAAGAGTTTCCCTAATGGGTGTATGGGAATTCCCATCATCAAGCTACATCCAAAACTATGAAACCCTTGCTACACCACTGAACTAACAGCCATCTGTCAGATTCTTTGTCTAAAGCTGGCTTTAGTCGCTGGGCGAAAAAATCTTCCCATGCTTCTACGCCGTGTTGTGTAACGAATTGTTTTTCAACTTCTTTAAAACGTTCCCAGTTACGCTCCGCGATCGCGGTCAGCATTGGGATTAATTCGCTTACTGGTATCTGAGTAGTTGTTTCACTCATCTGGGTGTCCCTCAAAAATACAAATAATTGGTAAAGGTTCTATCTTGGTATCAACAACTTTAACTAATCGTATTCCCCTTTTTCTGCCTATCCTTTTGCAGTGTTGCTCTGAAGCAGCAGGCAGCCAATATCTAGTCTCAGCTAGTGGGTCAAACTTGCCCTCAACACGCTCTATACCGTCGTTTGCCTGATTTCCCTCGGTCAGATTCCCTCCTTATTTTGTTTTTTGTACGCGATCGCTGACTTCTTCTGGTGGAACCCACTCGATTAACTCGCTAGGTTGAACGCGATAAGTGTCACAAATTTTGTTCATCGCGGTTACGTGTGGTACTTGCCAGGGATTGTCATACAAAGCGTAAACTGTGGTTGCAGATAGCCCTGTATCTTTTCTGAACTGATAACGGGTAATGCCCCTATCATCAACAAACTGCTTGATTTTATTCCTAACTGGCATCAATAACAAGTAACTGATATTAACAGCTAATTCTGTTGCAGTTTATCAGCATTTGAAAGATACCATTCGGTTGATAGCTAACTTTACTTGACATTATCAGTTGGTTGATATTAATATATTAGTGTCAAGGTTATCGATACGTCAATAACTTAAGGCAGACGCAAGTAATACCCAAGCGCAAAACGCGCTTGGCGAGTTCCTTTTATTTGTCCTCCTTTTCCTCCTTTTTCTTGTCTATCGCTTGCTCAAGCAGCATTGTTATGAGGTTGTTAACGGTTCTATGCTCATCCTCAGCCCATTCCTTAAGAAACTCGTGCTTATCTGGGTCAAGGTAAACCATGACTCGCGGCTTTTTACTAGGCATCTCTACAGGTACATATAAGTACTATCGCTTGTCAGCAATTGTCACCTTAATAAGAAAATTTGGGAAGGGAGTTGCACTTGTTAGTACCTGCTGCTAGTATATTAGTGTCAAGGTTATCGATACGTCAATAACTTTGGTACTGCAAGCAAGTTCCAAGCGCAAAACGCTCTTGGCGGTTTCCTTTTATTTGTCCTCCTTTTTTCGTTCTTTATATTGAGCTATCCAATCCGCAAGCGCGATGCTAGCAAGATTGGAAACGGATCGTTGTTGCTCGTCGGCAATTGTCTGTAGGTCGTCTAATAATTCCTGTGATGCCAAATAAATTGTTAATCGTGGTTTTTTTGTAGCCATTACGCATAAAAAGTATGCTTCATGGAGCTATTAAATACCACTTCTAAGCTATTTGCAATTATTGTAAGCGAGGTGT
This region of Nostoc commune NIES-4072 genomic DNA includes:
- a CDS encoding ribbon-helix-helix domain-containing protein, with the translated sequence MATKKPRLTIYLASQELLDDLQTIADEQQRSVSNLASIALADWIAQYKERKKEDK
- a CDS encoding DUF3854 domain-containing protein — protein: MKTIQTTAILTANRLTDRHYKECVTNRGLCPEWIAVNCRSMEIKEATQRLGYTALSAGIWLSGSNGFGQYRPNKPWKSPDEKKAPKYRTATREEYDAMLPRHPHNPGYWKDLEALKALCYHINGHPCLLLSEGLFKAIAGCSNGFPTVALAGVEQGLTSASNDPQGKRFLVDTLEFLARNGFGWIIAFDADECAKANKNVIAAQRKLACQLAKFKVPVYIATGLWSAAEGKGMDDYIQSNGGDAFRDKVLRLAVNFETWERQFKEDDSDNKTLSESVFAAQIAEDYRARLAWHVANKAWYWYEAENKRGVWGEIPVEEAMSIVLTELETRTRHFSSKFVNGVLTLLKAKLRVNHWEVRKGFICLQDCVLDVNTLKEYPHEPGYRMLSQLPFKWADRSVGCETVKEWLLEACEGKADWVQVIRAGINATVTERGGELQRFMELVGAGGTGKGTLLRLVQALLGRENYAITELKQLEQNRFETAALYGKKAVFITDSERYTGDVSTLKKLTGDDELRHEKKGIQQTGSFRFSGVVWIAANEIIQSSDYTNALARRRLSMPFERVVPQNERRPLEKEFQPYLPGVLQWVLEMPAKDVAAYVGDTNKLVPSLASFSTEVLLSTNPLADWANDCLYYDLNAQTQIGDNGQSAELFLYPNYCEWAQRNSHGIMTKQRFSAILLNLLKSQLNINAAKVRNKKGRFITKIAIRQPGHDFPLLVSEKDADLNADLSKSSANPVLTEMLTESVDSADFQGGADLLAHSNAVDTTNQHYLMNTTSSQNQEDKPAQSAHPAPARVSASTHASTTQKEVSTTQRIIEAWEDKSALGEIVLSLDSAELQQITKGFSPERLQYIKDAANTVWRLGADSQADYNGELVYIWECGQSNDVRIGTKQKPGARVRRAHLRPWLDI
- a CDS encoding helix-turn-helix domain-containing protein — protein: MPVRNKIKQFVDDRGITRYQFRKDTGLSATTVYALYDNPWQVPHVTAMNKICDTYRVQPSELIEWVPPEEVSDRVQKTK
- a CDS encoding tetratricopeptide repeat protein; protein product: MKKILTSFLALGICLTPLTVMLMAQPTWGQAQNSRSQEAESLLEQGRKLTQQQEHQKAIQILQQALTIARELKDQKNEATALLGLGFNYDALGEKQKALEFYNQALPLLRAVGDRTGVAT
- a CDS encoding ribbon-helix-helix domain-containing protein, whose amino-acid sequence is MPSKKPRVMVYLDPDKHEFLKEWAEDEHRTVNNLITMLLEQAIDKKKEEKEDK
- a CDS encoding relaxase/mobilization nuclease domain-containing protein → MITKVKANKSFRGTTKYVLEKEKAKIIGGNMYGRSTNELVEQFTLSAHLNPQLKDPCYHLMLSVPKNDRTLNDDELANLSQRHLASVIVLSRLQGDEAQVKQPEKRIADTKLKELVDDFIETELPAYDFFIARHSDKEHDHTHIVASRVNNLDGKSIRTWNNYAHSEHSARLLEREFQLTPVQSSWESKQKAMTRNQLERVGSLGLPGEEIMRRAIEQVAADKPTMPQLIEQLWREHQVKAIVSYYGHGGVRGIKFGIDIGSVNEDGSPRLLWKQGGNLNKYKYSFTKLQTELGINYDSLRDDSEIKRLNNFLEFVDNNQVNQQIISTTLPKEAQAIAETKHQIDPAKSDAEQRASSELINTISNFIEQSAVDNALVETLPQLAEQLSQYNQQLSAGRTAFDELSSAITQELQSHTEKKAILSISDYIEQSTVESALTEAVLELTQQLSQYKEELVTAKTTFNDLDAVLATELQSYTEKRAISSISDYIEQSTVESALTEAVLELTQQLSQYKEELVTAKATFNDLDAVLATELKSYLEKKAILSISDYIEQSTVESALTEAVLELTQRLSQYKEQLSAGRTTFDDLELVINTELQSHIEKKAILSISDYVEQSTVESALTETVLELTQQLSQNQQQLSAGRTIFDDLEAAIVYLEQLHRSQKTVDAIALNQTPTITTDKPKLKEELSAELYEYYSADLQNLLVTDRDKKVAIRALKDDKAALDVEEILQASPAGWTQDEARELVLIASNQLATQKSEPEQSLTKKQRIESEFLAMAVPIAVKLINWQLRESGSNSLRFKRATLEKQDKELVFTHDERGEIFRVAVNRNQSGELEYSPIYIGSVEREDIQLWQKAERVLQQIISEALRQERRQTKGISL
- a CDS encoding plasmid mobilization protein, coding for MQADPRTNLSNQLADTLTNRSVSPDEKRELTITFRASYAEKARLEQRCSGVVQSDYIRARLFDYPLPHPKLVIPEVNRQAIYELKKIGNNLNQQTRAINEAVKIDSQPLTNEVKSYLKTLEELTTLLEHTRQSLTQPTVEGQRNDYQSQG